The following are encoded in a window of Sinomonas cyclohexanicum genomic DNA:
- a CDS encoding ABC transporter substrate-binding protein encodes MKIRTLAATAAIAVMALTTAACSGGASGATATNNSGGSGQTLTYWASNQGTSLDNDKQVLTPQLQKFEQQTGIKVNLEVIGWSDLQTRIQTAVTSGQAPDVVNIGNTWAASLQSTGAFMPFDDSAMQAIGGKDKFVKTALDTGGIAGQDPTSVPLYGLAYGLYYNKAMFAQAGLQPPTTWEDLVSDAQKLTTGGKHGLAIAAGSYTENAHFAFINAAQNGADLFDSSGKPTFASDGVVNGIKRYVDLMQQDKVVDLGNAQYDNGTKSVNDFATGKVAMIINQNNADNSIQANGMKSSEYGVVPFPAPKGSPSQTASHVAGINLSIFQNTKNKDAALKFVQFMTSADTQAALDKQFTALPVLKGATPNFTDNAEEAKTFGDIYATKSKPLPLVASEDQFESTVGKAMNQMFAKIASGGTVSTDDVRSALTTAQQQVAAAG; translated from the coding sequence GTGAAGATTCGAACTCTCGCAGCCACCGCGGCGATTGCCGTGATGGCTCTGACCACCGCGGCGTGCAGCGGCGGAGCCTCCGGCGCCACGGCCACGAACAACTCCGGGGGCAGTGGCCAGACCCTCACCTACTGGGCGAGCAACCAGGGCACCAGCCTCGACAACGACAAGCAGGTCCTCACGCCGCAGCTGCAGAAGTTCGAGCAGCAGACCGGCATCAAGGTCAACCTCGAGGTGATCGGGTGGAGTGACCTCCAGACCCGCATCCAGACCGCCGTCACCTCGGGCCAGGCGCCGGATGTGGTGAACATCGGCAACACCTGGGCCGCGTCCCTCCAGTCCACCGGTGCCTTCATGCCGTTCGACGACTCGGCCATGCAGGCGATCGGCGGCAAGGACAAGTTCGTCAAGACCGCGCTCGACACGGGCGGCATTGCCGGCCAGGACCCGACCTCGGTGCCGCTGTACGGCCTTGCCTACGGCCTGTACTACAACAAGGCCATGTTCGCCCAGGCAGGGCTCCAGCCGCCCACCACGTGGGAGGACCTCGTGTCCGATGCCCAGAAGCTGACGACGGGCGGGAAGCACGGACTCGCGATCGCGGCCGGCAGCTACACCGAGAACGCGCACTTCGCCTTCATCAATGCCGCACAGAACGGTGCGGACCTGTTCGATTCGAGCGGCAAGCCGACGTTCGCCTCCGACGGCGTGGTCAATGGCATCAAGCGATACGTGGACCTCATGCAGCAGGACAAGGTCGTCGACCTCGGCAACGCCCAGTACGACAACGGGACGAAGTCCGTCAACGACTTCGCGACCGGCAAGGTCGCAATGATCATCAACCAGAACAACGCGGACAACAGCATCCAGGCCAACGGCATGAAGTCGAGCGAGTACGGCGTGGTGCCGTTCCCGGCCCCGAAGGGCAGCCCCTCGCAGACCGCGAGCCACGTGGCCGGCATCAACCTCTCGATCTTCCAGAACACGAAGAACAAGGACGCCGCACTCAAGTTCGTCCAGTTCATGACCAGCGCGGACACTCAGGCTGCCCTCGACAAGCAGTTCACGGCTCTGCCCGTTCTGAAGGGCGCGACCCCGAACTTCACGGACAACGCCGAGGAGGCCAAGACCTTCGGTGACATCTACGCCACGAAGTCCAAGCCCCTCCCGCTCGTCGCGAGCGAGGACCAGTTCGAGTCCACGGTGGGCAAGGCCATGAATCAGATGTTCGCCAAGATTGCCTCGGGCGGGACGGTGAGCACGGACGACGTCCGTTCGGCGCTCACCACCGCGCAGCAGCAGGTCGCCGCGGCCGGGTAG